The proteins below come from a single Asterias rubens chromosome 9, eAstRub1.3, whole genome shotgun sequence genomic window:
- the LOC117294786 gene encoding protein ADP-ribosylarginine hydrolase-like → MAWEMSLEAYQAALILAGCGDALGSGSKATLKEIGVVENIDVKPAHWPVSQNTVLHLVTAEALATGHHAESLWPEFATRYVDCMSASMMSNRRPSTSILRATARLRPSETQGWELPFDGSRTAIEAYPTARSMCIGLRYHKPSQLGSLVATAVESARMTHHHPTAYLGAVTSALFTAYAVQGREVREWGAGLLQVIPEVLGYIISTGRDVDDNQREWCYFGDTWREYVAMRGILDGESRPKFPRRYGAERRREVYQRFAADNMVPGRCGHDAPLIAYDALLSSESWEDLCNGAMFHGGDGSSSGSIAASWWGLIHGLIGVPDRHHTQVEFRDRLLDVGTKLYAMSF, encoded by the exons ATGGCGTGGGAAATGTCTTTAGAGGCGTACCAGGCTGCCTTAATTCTAGCTGGCTGTGGGGATGCTTTGGGTTCAGGTAGCAAAGCAACCCTCAAAGAGATTGgtgtagtagaaaacattgatgTCAAACCAGCACATTGGCCAGTCAGCCAGAACACCGTGTTGCATCTGGTGACCGCCGAGGCTCTGGCCACCGGTCACCATGCTGAAAGTTTATGGCCGGAGTTTGCAACTCGTTACGTGGACTGCATGTCAGCTTCCATGATGTCCAACCGGAGACCGAGTACCAGTATACTTCGGGCCACTGCTCGCCTGAGACCGTCCGAGACACAGGGATGGGAGTTGCCCTTCGACGGGTCCCGGACGGCCATTGAAGCCTATCCCACCGCCCGTTCAATGTGCATTGGACTTCGGTACCACAAACCCAGCCAACTTGGCTCTCTCGTAGCAACAGCTGTCGAAAGCGCTCGGATGACACACCACCATCCAACTGCCTATCTCGGGGCCGTGACATCGGCACTTTTCACGGCGTACGCGGTCCAAGGAAGGGAGGTTCGCGAATGGGGAGCCGGACTTCTCCAAGTGATCCCAGAGGTGCTGGGATACATCATCTCCACCGGAAGAGATGTTGATGACAATCAAAGAGAATGGTGCTATTTTGGGGACACGTGGAGGGAGTACGTCGCCATGCGGGGTATCTTAGATGGCGAGAGCAGGCCAAAGTTCCCCCGGAGGTATGGAGCAGAGAGACGGCGTGAGGTGTATCAGCGATTTGCGGCAGATAACATGGTTCCCGGAAGATGTGGACACGATGCACCCCTCATTGC cTACGATGCTTTACTGTCCTCAGAGTCCTGGGAGGACCTTTGCAACGGAGCCATGTTCCACGGCGGTGACGGTAGCTCAAGCGGGTCCATTGCGGCAAGCTGGTGGGGGCTCATACACGGTCTGATCGGCGTCCCTGACCGGCATCACACTCAGGTCGAGTTCAGAGACAGACTTCTCGATGTTGGAACTAAACTTTATGCAATGAGCTTCTAA